One window from the genome of Myxococcota bacterium encodes:
- a CDS encoding polysaccharide deacetylase family protein — translation MSQRWKRALLRTAGGLGLARAAHPIWGRSVNVLMYHYFEGSADDELVVPPTALRAQLRELRARYRLVGLTSAMDALFRGDDLSRRRCVAISIDDVGDDFVRVAWPVFRDLGVPVTLAVCPGFAEDDEHAMLFGALHAHVRIAPGFASALAALLGRDGLAYADCFDALFHRSTTELADIAAAMRVPHPMREPRDLPGGLRLPVARFDALRQIVEESHGLVEIGSHTMTHPVLSLIGGDWLRWEIETSRERIARTFGACDLLFYPGGALPPARELDAEGLLKAGYRHAFTASAGLASERSDPFRIGRVAVLGGEGLGAFRTRAAAWPAVMRRARAPIPATN, via the coding sequence ATGTCGCAGCGCTGGAAACGCGCTCTGCTGCGGACCGCCGGAGGACTCGGGCTCGCTCGAGCCGCGCACCCCATCTGGGGGCGCTCGGTCAACGTCCTCATGTACCACTACTTCGAAGGTTCGGCCGACGACGAGCTCGTCGTCCCGCCCACCGCGCTGCGCGCGCAGCTGCGCGAGCTGCGCGCGCGCTATCGCCTGGTCGGCCTCACGAGCGCGATGGACGCCCTCTTCCGCGGCGACGACCTGTCGCGCCGCCGCTGCGTGGCGATCTCGATCGACGACGTGGGCGACGACTTCGTCCGCGTCGCGTGGCCCGTCTTCCGCGACCTCGGCGTTCCCGTCACGCTGGCCGTCTGCCCGGGCTTCGCCGAGGACGACGAGCACGCGATGCTGTTCGGCGCGCTGCACGCGCACGTGCGGATTGCGCCGGGGTTCGCGAGCGCGCTCGCCGCGCTCCTCGGCCGCGACGGCCTCGCCTACGCCGACTGCTTCGACGCGCTCTTCCACCGCTCGACGACCGAGCTCGCCGACATCGCCGCGGCGATGCGCGTCCCGCACCCGATGCGCGAGCCGCGCGATCTCCCGGGTGGGTTGCGGCTGCCCGTCGCGCGCTTCGACGCGCTCCGGCAGATCGTCGAGGAGAGCCACGGGCTCGTCGAGATCGGGTCGCACACGATGACGCACCCGGTGCTCTCGCTGATCGGCGGCGACTGGCTGCGCTGGGAGATCGAGACGTCGCGCGAGCGCATCGCGCGCACCTTCGGCGCGTGCGATCTCCTCTTCTATCCGGGCGGCGCCCTTCCGCCCGCCCGCGAGCTCGACGCGGAGGGGCTGCTGAAGGCCGGCTATCGCCACGCCTTCACCGCCTCGGCGGGGCTCGCCTCCGAGCGCTCCGACCCGTTCCGCATCGGGCGCGTGGCGGTGCTCGGCGGCGAGGGCCTCGGCGCCTTCCGCACGCGCGCCGCCGCCTGGCCGGCGGTGATGCGCCGCGCCCGCGCGCCGATTCCCGCGACGAACTAG
- the prfA gene encoding peptide chain release factor 1 — translation MAADYKARIDEALARARALEAQMSDPEVVKQPGQVQKLAKELGALRPLAEAGARYTELLAQIAGATEMAADDDAEMAAMAEAELESLTERRALLEQELGELLLPKDPNDEKNALLEIRAGTGGDEASLFAGDLFRMYARYAEEKRWKLEILSASESGAGGFKEVIALLSGDRVFSQLKFERGVHRVQRVPATESQGRIHTSTVTVAVMPEAEEVDIEIDPNELRIDVMRAGGPGGQSVNTTDSAVRITHLPTGLVVQCQDEKSQHKNKAKALKVLRARLLEMEQERAEQERASERRSQVGTGERSEKIRTYNFPQSRVTDHRAGVTLHKLDQVMEGDLGELLAEVRKVMTARAEADAAKTTATP, via the coding sequence ATGGCCGCCGACTACAAGGCCCGCATCGACGAAGCCCTGGCTCGAGCGCGCGCGCTCGAGGCGCAGATGTCCGACCCCGAGGTCGTGAAGCAGCCGGGGCAGGTCCAGAAGCTCGCGAAGGAGCTCGGCGCGCTGCGTCCGCTCGCCGAAGCGGGCGCGCGCTACACGGAGCTGCTCGCGCAGATCGCCGGCGCGACGGAGATGGCCGCGGACGACGACGCCGAGATGGCGGCGATGGCGGAGGCGGAGCTCGAGAGCCTCACCGAGCGCCGCGCGCTGCTCGAGCAGGAGCTCGGCGAGCTGCTGCTCCCGAAGGATCCGAACGACGAGAAGAACGCGCTGCTCGAGATCCGCGCCGGCACGGGCGGCGACGAGGCGTCCCTCTTCGCCGGCGATCTCTTCCGCATGTACGCGCGTTATGCGGAGGAGAAGCGCTGGAAGCTCGAGATCCTGTCCGCTTCGGAGAGCGGCGCCGGCGGGTTCAAGGAGGTGATCGCGCTCCTCTCGGGCGATCGCGTCTTCAGCCAGCTCAAGTTCGAGCGCGGCGTCCACCGCGTGCAGCGCGTGCCGGCGACCGAGTCGCAGGGCCGCATCCACACCTCGACCGTGACCGTCGCGGTGATGCCCGAGGCCGAGGAGGTCGACATCGAGATCGACCCGAACGAGCTGCGCATCGACGTGATGCGCGCCGGCGGGCCGGGTGGCCAGAGCGTCAACACGACGGATTCCGCGGTGCGCATCACGCACCTGCCGACCGGGCTCGTCGTCCAGTGCCAGGACGAGAAGAGCCAGCACAAGAACAAGGCGAAGGCGCTCAAGGTGCTGCGCGCGCGCCTGCTCGAGATGGAGCAGGAGCGCGCCGAGCAGGAGCGCGCGAGCGAGCGCCGCAGCCAGGTCGGCACGGGCGAGCGCAGCGAGAAGATCCGCACGTACAACTTCCCGCAGTCGCGCGTCACCGATCACCGCGCGGGCGTCACGCTCCACAAGCTCGACCAGGTGATGGAGGGCGATCTCGGCGAGCTGCTCGCGGAGGTGCGCAAGGTGATGACCGCGCGCGCGGAGGCCGACGCCGCGAAGACGACGGCGACTCCGTGA